A region of the Anolis carolinensis isolate JA03-04 chromosome 1, rAnoCar3.1.pri, whole genome shotgun sequence genome:
gatagatCACCAGCCAACCTTGCACAGGGATACACATAAATGCTTCAACACACATAATTTATATGGGAAATGTAGAATAGTATCCTTTATAGCAAATTGGAGGCAGATGGGCAGACTCTGAAAGAGAGCACTAAATGTAGTAAGAGAAAAATCATATTATTCATAACAGCATCCATGGCAGCACATACAAATAGTTTAGCAAACCATTATGACTTTATTCAGACATAATGGGCATTTTTTCCCAGAGGAAGAGCTAATCTTCTGAAGATGATGCAAGATGTTGATGTTCTTTAGAGACCAATCAAGGTGTTCCCTTTTGCAGGATGGTTCCACACATAACTGGGGAATTCTCCCAGCTGTTGAAATTTCACAAAGAAATGTTGCtgcacaaagaaaaagaaatcagtaTTTTTCCAGACAGAAACTTACTCATTAATTTGTTGCTTGATTCCTGAATAACAGATGGGCATGTGGTCTACTTTTTGCCTTATCACTAAAAGGTAGATAGTGTCAACATAGGCCAAAATCATGTTGAGTCGACCTGGTGAGAATAGACTGATCAAATCAATTCTcagtcaacacataggtaaatccaTTCAATTCTATTGTGAATCTATTGTAATTGAGAGTTACAATTAGATTTAGGCTATAGTGAAATAGTAACTATAGGTGATAGGGACTCATGCCGTGCTGTAATAATAGTTTACAGGAGATAAATGTGTTACTCTGTTGCATCTTCAAAATGTACATGATTTGTTTGGCAAATATTTTCATGGGTTATAATAATCAGATGCATGAACTAATGTGTTTAAGCCGAATCAGTTTCATTTAAAATGCCATAAagctatttattatttaactagctgtgcccggccacgcgttgctgtggtgaagtatgaggccccttctacacagctgtataaaaggcacactgaagtggattacagtagagtctcacttatccaacgttctggattatccaacgcatttttgtagtcaatgttttcaatatatcgtgatattttggtgctaaattcgtaaacacagtaattactacatagcattaccgtgcattgaactattttttgtcaaatttgttgtataacatgatgttttgatgcttaatttgtaaaatcataacctaatttgatgtttaataggcttttccttaatgcctccttattatccaacatatttgcttatccaacattctgctggcccgtttatgttggataagtgagactctactgtatatggcagtgtggagtcaagataatccagtgccaagcagataatataagattctaaatgggttatatagctgtgtggaagggccttgagtctacactgccatataatccagttcaaatcagataatctgtattttataggcagtgtggaagaggcctaagtgaggcctaactctgcctgtcccctgggctgagtgggttgctaggagaccaagtgggcggagcttagccttctaactggcagcaattggataaaaacaattattcctctccctctaattaggactttatttttcttttctttttgttgtatcaacctagaggcatggatgagatgttgtgctgtcaatttttgaggttgtgtggtgtttagttttgttgttttgtcggtcgccaggattccatcactcttttcatagaatcatagaatcatagaatagtagagttggaagagacctcatgggccatccagtccaaccccctgccaagaagcaggaaatcgcattcaaagcacccccgacagatggccatccagcctctgcttaaaagcctccaaagaaggagcctccaccatgacccgggggagagagttccactgtcgaacagctctcacagtgaggaagttcttcctgatgttcaggaagTGGTGGtgctattggttaaaagttgttgtggaatttttatttgacgttatttgtatttttaaaattaattttattgtaacttatcttttttatttattatattttattattttgttgtattatttttagttattttgttatattattttattgtattaattttttagtgtttttaattatttttattgtattatttgtatttattttattttttattcttttattaacactgggctgagtgggttgctaggagaccaagtgggcagagcttagagccttctaagtggcagcaattggataaaacaattatttctctccctctaattaggactttatttttctttgctttttgttgtatcaacctagaggcgtggatgatgggttgtgttgtcaaatttcgaggttggggggcttgtagtttagttgttttgtgggttgccgtgatgccatcactcttttatatatatagattacaggcAATATTTAAGATACCAAATAAGGGTCCATGGAGGCTTATGAAATTGCAGATATGGTGaaggatttttgtttgttttgcatctGAAGAACTTTCCAAATTTCATCTTTCTGAATTAATATGGTAACCTCCTTTTGAAAAAAACAGTTATGCCTTCTTCTGCTCAAAGATCGCAAGCAAATGCACTTCTACTATTATTAGGGACAAAATGTGTATATTTATGTGGCTGGCAACCAAAAGAGAattatattactttaaaaaaaaactacaaaggtTCTGTTTTAGCCAAAAAAGTACAAATTTTTGAAGAAAATTGATAAATGAACATGCATATCTTTGTGTATGCATATATTTACATGTCTatgctgacttttaaaaaatgcttgcaCATTGATGTAAGtagaacaaataaaaaataggaaaattaAGGCAATCTTATACTAGGGACTTTATCACATTGAGGTTGAAATTGTGGGTGAAAGTGAGGGATTCTgcatgcattgtggcaaatccagtcGGCAGTGGGACAACCCACCCAACCCACCCTGTTCTTCTCAATGAGAACTCAGGAAGACTTCCATGTTCTCCCTGCTCCTCCTTATGACAGTTTCACCCCAATTCAGTGATGGAGCCCAGGCAGAAATAGATCAGTGTCGTCTGATgggatctggcaggctccatccctgaacTGGAAGTGCAATTTTGCCATGTCATGAGGTGGTATGTCTACACTACAAAGTTAATTCAGTTTGAgatcactttaactgcatggATCTATCTTATGAAATCCTTGGATTTTCAGACGGTTGAGGTGTAGGGTATTGCCAGCAAACAGGTACCAGTAGAGACGTTCCTCACCAGTTGAAAATGTCAGGAGTATGTAGGATGGTGTCATGGAAGTTGAAGTGGAATTAAACGGATATATGTTTGTAGTGCATCCAAAGCAAACCGTAACTGATGAAAGCTTTCCTCTTAAACTTCACAGCAAATCTGAAGCAAGTGACGGGTTCATGAACCAGCACTGGGTGCAGTAGCCACCTTACATTATACAAATGTCATCCTCATTTTTCGAAATGCAAAATTCCTACTTCAACATAGGCCTGAAAGAATGCTATACAAAAAATGCCAGTGGGCCTTCCATGTGCTTATTTCACTTATTTTGGAGGGCTACAAAGAGTAAGCTTGTGGAAATTGCACCTCACCTTTTGCAGCAAACTGTTTTTCCACATTTGCCAATTTTCGTGGAACCAGTTATACAGTAGAATTCTCGGCAAAACCCATTTGCTTCCTTACATTCAGCTTCACTGTTCACATCTGCAGCAAGCCCTGTGAGAAAGAAAACATATTCAGTTTAAATTGATATGAACTGgaattcttgttttatttttgcacAACCGCTAAGACATTTAGAAATAATCAAAAGGTTAATTAATCCATTTTTTAAAGGCTGAATCTGATCTATGCAGTTATGGATGTGAAACCTTTTTCATATGCCAAGGCTGAATCCCGTGGAATTCTGCATATATAATTTCATAAAATTCCTCAAATACTCTACTGTTCCCTGAAATAAATCATGAGAACTGTTTAGTAGCAAATTTAAagtaaaattgcaactcccaggattccagaggatTGGCTTGTAGTGGTTGTAGTAATATCAAAGTGGTCCAAGTTTGTAGCGTagatactaggcatgtgcgatcaattaaaaaaagtttcaaaagtcattagcAAATTAGGGAGCACTGGCATTGTTTCTAATGTGTTTCTAAACTATTGTTAATAAAACTTCTCTTACTATAActagagtaacaaaatttctttactattttgttatactaattgcgcaagtggggaaacttcaggggctcttttctccctcattttacagcCATTGGGGTAAAACTTGCTATAGTGATAGAACACATTcatcactgttagcccatcaagcttcagaatgtttcacttaaccacggattttgggggaattttcaaaatttcataaacaacattttttaaaaactacaaaagctatctccttgaatgttctttgcaatgacacaagataacaggggatcatttcaCACAACCTTTGGAAgcattcatacatctactgattttagtgatttttaaaaacttttgacaaaacctttttttaaaaagccacaacagataTGTCATTGTATGTCTCCCATATTTAACCAATAGAACTCCgatatttagggatttcttcccagtccagcagagagatttacttactagaagcatcagtctttacagattcaacaatttattggaaccccTGATTGGggctttgaattctctgccatagggttcctcaccttccaaaactacatttcccagaattctgtgctttctcagtctctttcccagtgaactctgtttTCTCCTGCTACTTCCTCTACTCATGGCGAAAGGTCATTAATTTAAAGTGGAAAGACAGCCTTTTGGACTTTGCTTTACTTCCTTGCACTTAAAAAGGAATctgactttgggagacttccATGATTTACAAAATGTAAACGAAAACATTTTTGGTATGAGCCATGCCCATATGTCAGATATCACATCATAAatacgaatttaacaaattttataTGACTTACAATGACTaataaaaattgcacacccctagtagatACTCATGGCACTGATAGTGGTTTAAGCTCATGGTTGATTATGGATCATTTTCAGATCCACCTTACCTGGAGTGGCCAAGAGCCAGGAtccaacaacagcaaaaacaaagtaAGGGATCTTCATAACTGAATGTTGACTGGAAAGCTAGATACAGGAGTAATGAAAGTTCATCACAATGTGGCAATTGAAGGATTTACTGCCAGACAGTAATGTACATGACTCTTTGACATATTTCCACAAACATCTTGTAGGCAGAAAGTCTTAAGGTAAGATCTCATGGCAAaatgaagaggaggagaaagcggCCATTCACTTAGGAACACTCAGTTCTTTGGCAGGAATAAGGAATGCTGCCCCCTCAGAACAGGGCTCTAAATACAGGAAAGTGCCCacttcattatttttttctgctccaccaccatcacaggtgtGTTTAGCAAGGACAAAGGAGAGAGTGTTCAATGTGTTTGTACCCAACTTCCCTCCCACAGAAGGTTCAGCTGCCCCTCTGTTTATTCTTTTTCTACCCACAGGAAAAGAGCTTATTACTTAAGCATTTAAGCGTCAGTACTAGAAGTATACTTTAATTTTGTATATTATGTTTTACAGTGTTTTTTAATTGCTGTAATTCATGTTTTTAATAGAAGTATAGTATGATGTCCATGTCTGCAGGGAATACATTATAGAACTTACTGTTAAAACAGGAAACCTATTTCTTAATCCCGATAGGGCCCCGGTTGAAGTCCAGATACCTCTCCCCAACATCCACGCTTTCCAGGGGAGGGGGTGTCCAGATGTACTGCCAGGCCTTTCAGCAGGGCACCTGAACCACCCAGAAAACAAAATCACCcagaaaaacctttaaaaaagaaaataatgtacCCGGCTGCCTTTCCCCATTGTCCCGAGCTTTCCTGGCACATAAAAATCACGCACCAGAAGAAGGGGAGACCAGGATCaattttcctcctttcccttctcctggCACACCATTTCTACCCACCAGGAGAGCTCCAGAAAAGGGGGAATGGCAgttgggtaagttattttcttttttaaaggcttttctgggggggTTTGGGAGAGGACAGGGGCTGTCTTGGGTTTGTTGGGCTCTAACAGCTCAAGAAAcctgagacagctgtgtggatggacACCAGAAATAACATGACGCAATCCCCAGGCCCAATTCACACAGTACCTGCAGCTGCAAATACCCGGGTCTTTCCAGATGTCAGATTACTTTGGGACAAAGGAGGGGTTTCCTGTTTTGTCCTGAATGAATTCGTTTTTGTCCaaggtgttgtttggacacctcaggggAACACATGGGAGGGCGTGCATTTTGGGTGCTAGATGGATATGCccagagtcatactggaggacctagacaattTCTAATAATACTatgcatcatcatcttcatcatcatcactatttgcaaggggttggaccggatggcccgtgaggtctcttccaactctatgattctatga
Encoded here:
- the LOC134296047 gene encoding gallinacin-8-like isoform X1, whose product is MLGRGIWTSTGALSGLRNRFPVLTLSSQHSVMKIPYFVFAVVGSWLLATPGLAADVNSEAECKEANGFCREFYCITGSTKIGKCGKTVCCKSNISL
- the LOC134296047 gene encoding gallinacin-8-like isoform X2, whose translation is MGKGSRLSSQHSVMKIPYFVFAVVGSWLLATPGLAADVNSEAECKEANGFCREFYCITGSTKIGKCGKTVCCKSNISL